The DNA segment CTAACTAAAAATGTTGTGCTATGAGTCACTTTGAAGAACTAAAAGTCTGGCAAAAGGCTGTTGACCTTGCCGTAAAGTCTACGAAATACAAAAAGATCCTTTTAACAAGGATTTCGGATTAAGAGATCAGATGCGTCGTGCCTCTGTAAGTATTTCTAGCAATATCTCAGAAGGAGATCCAGTATGAATCTGATAAGTCATCAGTCCGATATTTGAAAATTGCTAAAAGGTTCAACTGCTGAATTATTTACGCAGTTATAATTGCAGATAAAATAGGGTACTTGCTAAAACCAGACTTTCTATTCTTGAATACTGAATGTAAGGAGATTCTTGCAATGTTAACTAACCTCATCAAACACAGAAGCAGGTCGTAAAATCGGGGATTATAGGCTTTATTCATTAGGAAGTCAGGTTTTCCTAAAGCCTACTGCCTACTGCCTTCTGCCATATTTCACCTTCAAAAAAAATAATGTCTGTAACAAATCTACTTATTTCCAGTTTTCTCAGTACGAGAATCGTGCAACCTTTTTTCCTATCTTACAGTCTTAATTTGACTGCGTCCTGCGTAGCTTAATTGACAATTATTGTGACATTCAGTTATTTGATAAAAAAGCGAAGGAGGAGCCAGATTGGCAGCTAACTATATTTTGACTAAAACAACCTGACATGGAAACGTCGCAACCCGCTGGAATTAAAAATTCTTTCACAATGAAAGCAATGAAAATATTCTCCTTGCTGACAGTCTTTATTTTGTCATCCTTTAGCCTGTACGGGCAACATTATCTGATTGGTACAGTTCCTGCGTCCAACCAATATCCAATCACATTTAGTGAATCGACTCAGACTAAGTTATTACTTACATTTACGAAGAATGTTACCCCGGGTGCAAATATAAGTCAGGTTGGTTGGTCTGTTTCAGGAACGGCGGCTACAATTTCTCAGATTGATGCAGCCGGAGTCACAGTCCAGATAACACTTAATACTACCTCATAACATATGCAGAACGACAATGTAAAAAGTCCACATACAATGCTGCTACCGGTAGTTTTTCAATGGCAGACTTAACGGAACCTCTTACTCTTACCAATATAGCAGCTACAAATAACCATATTGGAGTACAGGCGGATTTTGCGAATGGTTTATATGGAGAAAATCCACCTGTTGATATTTGTGCTGCAGTTATTAATGTTGAGATCACCTCAAACATAACAGTTGCTGCAGTTTATCGGAATAGTATACACTTCAGAACGCCAAGAATGTACACTTTATGGATGTATCCTGCTGCTGCCCCTAAAACAGACCCTAATTATACTGGAAACGAGTAGTTGGTTCAGGTGTATATAGCTGTACTCAGACATATAATTATCCAGACGATACTAACAACTGTACATGGGTAATAAGTATATATCCATATGTTCTGGGAGTTGCACCACAACCAATTATTAATGTTACAGATAACCAGGTTTTTATTACAATACCTAATTATAAAAAAGACAATGGTACACCAACTCCCGGAACGGGGGATTTAGGACTTAATCCACCAATAGATGATCCTACAACCCTTTACTGTGTAGGGAAAGACATAACAAATTTTACCTTTACTGATGCCACTGTTTTTGATTGCCAGTATCCCCTTCCGGAGGCAAATCTGCCAAACATTCGCCCAAGGTCTGTTCAATATGTATATGGCACCCAGGTCGGAGCCTCTATACCAAATGTTTTTATTAATGTTTTCGGTACTCCGGTCCAATTAACAGACGCTGCCGGGAATCCGATGCCAAATTCATGGACTGTCAATCCTTCAAATGGAGCAGCTGTTCCTGCTTATTCAACCACCAGCGGATTTTTTGAAGGACCTGTAGTGCAATATCTCTGGGATGCTGGGACAAAAGCAAGAATTACTCCATTGGTTACAACCTATCCTATATCGCATACCGGAGATTTTGTCAATGATGTGGCTGGTGATATTTTGATGTAACTCTCAGAAACTGGGGACCGTGTAATCCTTATGATGGCGGTGAATCCCTTTAATTATCTTCAGGCAGTAACTGAGGTATCAAGACTAAGACTTATCCTTTCACCTCCTGCACCAACAATCGGGGCCACAGATTACTGTTTTAACAGTGTACCAGCAACTTTGGATGCCACAGGGACAACAGGTACGCTTAAATGGTGGACAGATGCAGCAATGACAACACCAGCTGGTGGAGCGGCAGATCCTTACACTCACGGTAAATCGGCCGTTGGTTCATATCCTTTCTGGGTTAATGAAACTTTGGGTACGGGATGTGCCGGTCCGGCTTTGCCAGTGACTCTTGTAATAAATCCCTTGCCGACTATAACAAGTACAGGAATTGCAGCTGCCGTATGTTTCAGTGCCGGGGCACAGACAACAACGATGCCCTACACGGCAACAACAAACAGTCCGACCTCATATAGTATAAACTGGGTAACTCTTGCTGATCAGGGCAATACTGCCCAGGCATTTAATGCAGGAGCCGGGACCATTTCCAACATAAATATTCCTGCAGGAACTGCAGCCGGAACATATACCGGGACAATGACAATCACCAATTCAAATGGATGTACAGCAACACAGGCAATAAGTTTAACTGTCAGGACAACACCTACAATTACTTCAACAGGAACTGTAGCACCCGTATGTATCACTGCCGGGGCTCAGACAACAACGATGCCCTATACTGCAACAACCAATAGTCCGACCTCATATAGTATAGACTGGGCAACCCTTACCGACCAGGGGAGTACAGCTTATGTATTCTTAGGAGGAGGAGGCAATGTACCGAACATATCGGTACCTGCAGGAACAGCAGCAGGTACCTATCCCGGGACCATGACAATTACCAGTGCTAACGGTTGTACCAATACAAAAGCAATAAGCTTAACAGTTAATCCTTTGCCAACCATAACAAGTACAGGAACAGTAGCACCTGTATGTTTCAGTGCAGGAGCCCAGACAACAACGATGCCCTACACAGCAACAACCAATAGTCCGACCTCATATAGTATAAACTGGACAACCCTTGCCGATCAGGGAAGTACAGCTTATGCGTTCGTAGGTGGTGGAGGGAACGTACCGAACATAGCAGTACCGGCAGGAACTGCAGCCGGAACATATACAGGTACAATGACAGTCACTAATGCAAATGGATGTACTACCACACAGGCTGTAAGTTTAACTGTCCTGACAACACCAACAATCACTTCAACAGGAACTGTAGCACCTGTATGTATCACTGCCGGGGCTCAGACAACAACGATGCCCTATACTGCAACAACCAATAGTCCGACCTCATATAGTATAGACTGGGCAACCCTTACCGACCAGGGAGTACAGCTTATGTATTCTTAGGAGGAGGAGGAAACGTTCGAACATAGCAGTACCGGCAGGAACAGCAGCAGTACCTATCCCGGGACCATGACAATTACCAGTGCTAACGGTTGTACCAATACAAAGGCAATAAGCTTAACAGTTAATCCTTTGCCAACCATAACAAGCACAGGAACAGTAGCACCTGTATGCTTCACTGCCGGAGCTCAGACAACAACGATGCCCTACACTGCAACAACCAATAGTCCGACCTCATATAGTATAGACTGGGCAACACTTGCCGATCAGGGAAGTACAGGTTATGTATTCTTAGGAGGAGGAGGTAATGTACCGAACATAGCGGTACCTGCAGGAACAGCAGCAGGAACTTACCTGGGGACAATGACAGTCACCAATGCTAATGGCTGTACCAATACAAAAGCAATAAGCCTAACAGTTAATCCTCTGCCAACCATAACAAGTACAGGAACTGTAGCAGCTGTATGTTTCAGTGCAGGAGCCCAGACAACAACAATGCCTTACACTGCAACAACCAATAGTCCGACCTCATATAGTATAAACTGGGCAACACTTGCCGATCAGGGAAGTACAGGTTATGTATTCTTAGGAGGAGGAGGCAATGTACCGAACATAGCGGTACCTGCAGGAACAGCAGCAGGAACCTACCTGGGGACAATGACAGTCACCAATGCAAATGGATGTACTGCCACACAGGCTGTAAGTTTAACTGTCCTGACAACACCAACAATCACTTCAACAGGAACAGTAGCACCTGTATGTATCACTGCCGGGGCTCAGACAACAACGATGCCCTATACTGCAACAACCAATAGTCCGACCTCATATAGTATAGACTGGGCAACCCTTACCGACCAGGGGAGTACAGCTTATGTATTCTTAGGAGGAGGAGGAAACGTTCCGAACATAGCAGTACCGGCAGGAACAGCAGCAGGTACCTATCCCGGGACCATGACAATTACCAGTGCTAACGGTTGTACCAATACAAAGGCAATAAGCTTAACAGTTAATCCTTTGCCAACCATAACAAGTACAGGAACAGTAGCACCTGTATGTTTCAGTGCAGGAGCCCAGACAACAACGATGCCCTACACTGCAACAACCAATAGTCCGACCTCATATAGTATAGACTGGGCAACACTTGCCGATCAGGGAAGTACAGGTTATGTATTCTTAGGAGGAGGAGGCAATGTACCGAACATAGCGGTACCTGCAGGAACAGCAGCAGGAACTTACCTGGGGACAATGACAGTCACCAATGCTAATGGCTGTACCAATACAAAGCAATAAGCCTAACAGTTAATCCTCTGCCAACCATAACCAGTACAGGAACAGTAGCAGCTGTATGTTTCAATGCAGGAGCACAAACAACAACTATGCCTTACACTGCAACAACCAATAGTCCGACCTCATATAGTATAAACTGGGCAACCCTTGCCGATCAGGGAAGTACAGCTTATGCATTCGTAGGTGGTGGAGGGAACGTACCAAACATAGCAGTACCGGCAGGAACTGCAGCAGCTACCTACTTAGGAACAATGACAATTACCAATGCAAATGGATGTGCTGCAACACAGGCAATTAGTCTTACGGTTAACCCTCTTCCAACGCCTGTTATTACCGGAAATACTGATGTTTGTGCCAATGTTATAGGAGAAGTTTATTCAGTAACACCGGCAGCCGGAAGATCATATGTATGGTCAATTTCAGGAGGTGCAATTACAGCTGGAGCCGGAACAAATTCTATTACTGTTACCTGGGGTGCAGCCGGAGCAGGATGGGTAAAAGTGGTAGAAACAATTGTTGCCACAACCTGTTCTGTTACTACTGCGAATTATGATGTTACGATTAATCCGGGTGCTCCGGCCACAGCTCCCACATTTACATCTGGTCCTGTTGATATCTGTTTAAACGGGACATTGAATCTAAATGTTTCAGATGTTGCAACAGCTTCTTCATATATCTGGGATTATTCATGGGTTGCAGGTGTAAACAATAATACTACTGCAGTCAGTCAGGTTGCAATAGATCTTACCGGACTTCTTCCAAATACCTATACGGTTACTGTAGCAGCAGCCAATGGTTGCGGAACCGGACCATCTATGGCGCCTGTTCATACATTCGATGTCAATGATATCCCGGATCTTTCACCTCTTACAAATACTGTATGCAGCGATGTTGCTTCAGCCATTACACTTTCAATTACAAATTCCGGGGCGTACTGTTCCGGTATAACATTTAATATTCCTACTATTACAAAGAACGGGCTTACTGAATCTGCAGGAGCCCCGGTTACTGGTACCGGTTTTGCATCAAATGAGATTGTTAATGATGCATATACTAACAAAACTGCTGCCAGCGTAAATGTAGTATATGCAGTTATTCCTGTAAGTACCCAGGGTTGTACCGGTGCTTCTGAAAATGTTACTTTAACCGTGACTCCGGAGCCGGATCTTAATAATCTGAATACGACAGTTTGCAGTGATGCATCGACAGGAGTTACGTTAACAGATGTACACTCACTGGCCAATAGTTTTAATATAGTATCGATCACACCGCAGGCAGGTCTAGTCACCACTGCAGGTAATGCAGTAACGGGAGCAGGTCAGGCAGCCAATGCCATATTAAATGATAAGTGGACCAACAAGACAGCTGGATCTCTGACAGTCACTTATGCAATAATACCAAGGATAGCGGCAGGTTGTATAGGCGATCAGGAGAATGTTGTAATCACAATCAGTCCTGAACCGGACCTTAACTTATTGACTTCCACAGTGTGCAGTGATGCCGTTACAGGGATAACCCTATCAGATGTACACGGACTTGCAAGCAGATTTGAGATAGTATCCATTACTCCACAGGCAGGTCTTGTGGCAGGAGGATCCAATGCAACAGTCGGTACACTGAAGTTATCAAGTGCCATAGTAAATGATACATGGACAAACAAGACGGCAGGAGCCCTTACTGTTACCTATGCAATAATACCGAGAGTAAACTTAGGCTGTATAGGCGACCAGGAGAACGTAGTTGTAACAGTTAATCCTGAACCGGATCTTAATCTTTGAGTTCGACAGTATGCAGTGATGCCATAACAGGGATCACCCTTTCGGATGTTCATGGACTAGCGAACAGGTTTGAGATAGTATCAATTACACCAACAGGCGGGATAACAGCAGGAGGGACCAATGCAACAGTCGGGCCTCTGAAGTTGTCGAATGCTATAGTGAATGATACCTGGACCAATAAGACAGCAATCAACCAGACAGTAACCTATGTAATAATACCAAGGATTAACGGCGGCTGTATAGGCGATGCAGAGAATGTTGTAGTAACAGTCACCCCGGAACCTGATCTGAATAATCTTAATACAACTGTATGCAGCGATGCATCCACAGGAGTAACGTTATCGGATGTTCATGGACTAGCGAACAGGTTTGAGATAGTATCAATCACCCCGCAGGCAGGCCTTGTGACCACGGCAGGAAATGCGACAACAGGCGCATTGCAGTTATCATCAGCCATAGTAAATGATAAGTGGACCAACAAGACAGCAGGATCACTGACAGTAACCTATGCGATCATACCAAGAATCAACGGAGGCTGTATCGGGGACCAGGAGAATGTAGTTGTTACAATCAGTCCGGAGCCTGATCTGAATAACCTAAATACAACTGTATGCAGTGATGCCTCAACAGGAGTAACCCTTACAGATGTACATGGACTTGCCAATAGTTTTGAGATAGTATCAATAACGCCACAGGCAGGCCTTGTAACCACAGCAGGCAATGCTACTGTGGGAGCAGGGAAGCTATCAAGTGCGATAGCAAGTGACAAGTGGACCAACAAGACAGCAGGTTCATTGACAGTTACATATGCTATAATACCAAGAGTAGGCGGAGGTTGTATAGGCGACCAGGAGAATGTAGTGATAACTGTTAATCCTGAGCCGGATCTCAATCCTTTGAGTTCGACGGTATGCAGCGATGCCGTAACAGGGATCACCCTTTCGGATGTTCATGGACTTGCCGACAGGTTTGAGATAGTATCAATTACACCAACAGGTGGTATTGTAGCAGGCGGAACCAACTCCACAGTAGGAACACTCAGGCTTTCCAGCGCTATAGTAAATGATACCTGGACTAATAAGACAGCGATCAACCAGACAGTTACCTATGTAATAATACCAAGGCTTAACGGAGGATGTATAGGTGATGCAGAGAACGTTGTGGTAACCGTGACGCCGGAGCCGGATCTTAATAATCTGAATACGACAGTTTGCAGTGATGCATCGACAGGAGTTACGTTAACAGATGTACATTCACTGGCCAATAGTTTTAATATAGTATCGATCACTCCACAGGCAGGTCTTGTCACCACTGCAGGTAATGCAGTAACGGGAGCAGGTCAGGCAGCCAATGCCATATTAAATGATAAGTGGACCAACAAGACAGCGGGATCTCTGACAGTCACTTATGCAATAATACCAAGGATAGCGGCAGGTTGTATAGGCGATCAGGAGAATGTTGTAATCACAATCAGTCCTGAACCGGACCTTAACTTATTGACTTCCACAGTATGCAGTGATGCTGTTACAGGGATAACCCTATCAGATGTACACGGACTTGCAAGCAGATTTGAGATAGTATCCATTACTCCACAGGCAGGGCTTGTGGCAGGAGGATCCAATGCAACAGTCGGTGCACTGAAGTTATCAAGTGCCATAGTAAATGATACATGGACGAATAAGACGGCCGGAGCCCTCACAGTAACCTATGCAATAATACCGAGAGTAAACTTAGGCTGTATAGGCGACCAGGAGAACGTAGTTGTAACAGTTAATCCTGAACCGGATCTTAATCCTTTGAGTTCGACAGTATGCAGTGATGCCATAACAGGGATCACCCTTTCGGATGTTCATGGACTAGCGAACAGGTTTGAGATAGTATCAATTACACCCACAGGCGGGATAACAGCAGGAGGGACCAATGCAACAGTCGGGCCTCTGAAGTTGTCGAATGCTATAGTGAATGATACCTGGACCAATAAGACAGCAATCAACCAGACAGTAACCTATGTAATAATACCAGGATTAACGGCGGCTGTATAGGCGATGCAGAGAATGTTGTAGTAACAGTCACCCCGGAACCTGATCTGAATAATCTTAATACAACAGTATGCAGCGATGCATCAACGGGAGTTACCTTATCGGATGTTCATGGACTAGCGAACAGGTTTGAGATAGTATCAATCACCCCGCAGGCAGGCCTTGTGACCACGGCAGGAAATGCGACAACAGGCGCATTGCAGTTATCATCAGCCATAGTAAATGATAAGTGGACCAACAAGACAGCAGGATCACTGACAGTAACCTATGCGATCATACCAAGAATCAACGGAGGCTGTATCGGGGACCAGGAGAATGTAGTTGTTACAATCAGTCCGGAGCCTGATCTGAATAACCTAAATACAACTGTATGCAGTGATGCCTCAACAGGAGTAACCCTTACAGATGTACATGGACTTGCCAATAGTTTTGAGATAGTATCAATAACGCCACAGGCAGGCCTTGTAACCACAGCAGGCAATGCTACTGTGGGAGCAGGGAAGCTATCAAGTGCGATAGCAAGTGACAAGTGGACCAACAAGACAGCAGGTTCATTGACAGTTACATATGCTATAATACCAAGAGTAGGCGGAGGTTGTATAGGCGACCAGGAGAATGTAGTGATAACTGTTAATCCTGAGCCGGATCTCAATCCTTTGAGTTCGACGGTATGCAGCGATGCTGTAACAGGGATCACCCTCTCGGATGTTCATGGACTTGCCGACAGGTTTGAGATAGTATCAATTACACCAACAGGTGGTATTGTAGCAGGCGGAACCAACTCCACAGTAGGAACACTTAGGCTTTCCAGCGCTATAGTAAATGATACCTGGACTAATAAGACAGCGATCAACCAGACAGTTACCTATGTAATAATACCAAGGCTTAACGGAGGATGTATAGGTGATGCAGAGAACGTTGTGGTAACCGTCACGCCGGAGCCGGATCTTAATAATCTGAATACGACAGTTTGCAGTGATGCATCGACAGGAGTTACGTTAACAGATGTACATTCACTGGCCAATAGTTTTAATATAGTATCGATCACTCCACAGGCAGGTCTTGTCACCACTGCAGGTAATGCAGTAACGGGAGCAGGTCAGGCATCCAATGCCATATTAAATGATAAGTGGACCAACAAGACAGCTGGATCTCTGACAGTCACTTATGCAATAATACCAAGGATAGCGGCAGGTTGTATAGGCGATCAGGAGAATGTTGTAATCACAATCAGTCCTGAACCGGACCTGGTTACGCCGGTCACAACAATCTGCAGCGATGTTATAACAGGTGTCACACTTACAGATGTACACGGACTTGCCAACAGATTTGAGATAGTATCTATTACTCCTCAGGCAGGATTAACACCTGTTGCTGGCAATGCTTCAACAGGAGCAGGGCAGCTTTCAAATGCAATAGTAAATGATAAATGGATAAATGTTACTGCCGGAGCCCTTACTGTTACATATGCAGTGATACCAAGAATTAACTTAGGCTGTATCGGTGATCAGGAGAATGTAACTGTTACGATTAGTCCCGAACCCGATTTGAGTAATCTTGATGCAACAGTTTGCAATAATGTTGCTATTGGAGTTATCCTTTCTGACGTACTGGCACTGGCAGACGGATTTGACATAATATCTATTACTCCGCAGGCAGGACTCACACCAGGAGGCACTAATGTTGCACCGGGCACAGGAAAGCCATCAAACTATATATCGCTTGATACCTGGACTAATGGTTCAACCGGAAACTTAACAGTAACTTATGTAGTGGTTCCAACTATCGGAGGAACCTGTTATGGAAATGCGGAGAATGTTGTTATCACAGTCCGTCCTCCAATAGTTGCCGGTGCAATTACCGGAAATACTTCAATTTGTTATAATACTGATGCCCCGGCTATCTCCAATGCAATACTGGCATCAGGTGGAGACGGAGTAATAACATATAGCTGGTATTATACAGAAACACTAACAGCAGTGCCTGGCGATATAAACTGGACACTTATTCCATTGGCCACAGGTTCAGGTTATGACCCGGGCATTCTTACAAACCCTACAATGTTTGTAAGGAAAGCTAAAGATGCATCTTGTGCAGCAGAGGTTTATACAAATATGATCACTATCGGCATCTATCCTCTTCCTGTAACATCACCAATTACAGGTGATGCAGTTTTATGTACAAATGCCACAAATAAAGTATATCAGGTAAGCTTGCCGCGAACAGCAGGTTCTACATATGTATGGACGGTTCCGGCCGGTCTTACAGTAACTTCTCCTGCAGGGCTCTACTTTATTATTGTTGATGCTACCGGACCAACAGCACCGGGGGCAAAGATAACAGTAACTGAAACATTGCCCGGACCAACATTCTGTACAGGTATCCCTGTTGAATTCCCTGTTGTCGTTACTACGGCAAAAATCGGAGAAGTTGTTTCAGGACCAGTATCAGTTTGCGAAGGTTCTACACTGAATAACTATAGTGTTTCATTTACAGCGGGTTCAACTTATGCATGGAGTCTGCCTCCGGGAGCATTTATTACCACTGTACCAGATAATCAGTCTGCAGTTGATGTTACATTCCCGATAAATTTCTCGGGAACAGTATCTGTTGTTGAGACAAACGGTGCATGTACAACATTCCATACCGGAATACCTGTGACTGTAAATCCAAAACCTGTTCTCAGCAGTTCATTAACACCTCCTGCAATCTGCAGTGGCACATCATTTGATTATACTGCAACCAGTGCAACAGGTGGAGCAACATTTGCATGGACAAGAGCAGGAATTCTCGGAATTAATGGAGGAACCGGTTCTGCAGGAGCAGGAAATGTCAGCGAGGTTCTGACAAATACCACAACTGCACCAATTAGTGTAACTTATGTGTACACAACAACTGCTGCCGGCTGTACCGGAAATCCACAGAATGTTGTTGTAGTTGTTAACCCGTCGGGACAGGCAAACGATCCGTCCGATATGGTTTTATGTAACGGAGCTGCTACACCGGCTGTTATATTTACTACTAATAATTCAGGAGGATCAACAACATATTCATGGACGAATTCGGTTCCCGGCATCGGGCTTGCGGCTAGCGGCACCGGGAATATAACATCGTTTACAGCTACTAATGCCACAACGGCACCAGTTGTAGCAACAATTACTGTTACACCGACATTTGCAAATGGAAGTGTATCGTGTGTTGGTCCTGACCAGACATTCACTATTACTGTCAATCCGACGGCTCAGGTAACAGATCCAGCAAACCAGGTAGTCTGCAATAATGGACTTACTGCTCCTGTTGCTTTTGCTACAGTAAATACAGTTGGTACAACCACTTATACCTGGACTAATTCGGCTAGCGGCATCGGGTTAGCGGCATCCGGTACAGGTGATATAGCTGCGTTTACAGCTGTTAATGCAGGTACTGCACCGGTTGTTGCGACAATAACTGTTACACCTCACTTTGCAAATGCTTCAGTAACATGTGACGGTCCTGCACAGACATTCACAATAACAGTGAATCCAACCGGTCAGGTCAACGATCCAGCCAATCAGCTTGTTTGCAACGGAGCACCGATAACTACGGTGATCTTTACAACAAATAACACTGGTGGAGCAACAACATATGACTGGACGAACAATCTTCCCGGCATAGGGCTCGCAGCTACCGGCTCGGGGAATATAGCTTCGTTTAATGCGATAAATACAGGTACATCACAGGTAACTGCAACAATAACTGTAACACCAACATATACCAATGGAGCAGTCTCTTGTGTTGGACCTTCAGAGACATTCACAATTACGGTTAATCCTTCAGGTAAAGTTGATGATCCTGCTGATCAGGTATTATGCAACGGATCTAATACCGCT comes from the Bacteroidales bacterium genome and includes:
- a CDS encoding four helix bundle protein, which produces MQKDPFNKDFGLRDQMRRASVSISSNISEGDPV